In Malus sylvestris chromosome 15, drMalSylv7.2, whole genome shotgun sequence, a single genomic region encodes these proteins:
- the LOC126605159 gene encoding uncharacterized protein LOC126605159 — MNLANISILTGGSNYKKWRREIGLLLILNEFDIALDIPKPVLTDQSTRAEKADAERWIRANKVALSILESAMIDIVRGGIKKHELAIDHLKAIEKKFKESQKAEISQYMAMLTIYKIEGTGSIRDHIMRMTNATEKLNSLDVNIGEKQMVSFKLFQANTVS; from the coding sequence ATGAACTTGGCTAACATTTCCATTCTCACAGGGGGAAGCAACTACAAGAAGTGGAGACGAGAGATTGGTCTCTTGTTGATACTTAATGAATTTGACATAGCACTTGACATTCCCAAGCCAGTTTTGACTGATCAAAGCACTAGGGCTGAGAAAGCTGATGCAGAGAGATGGATCAGAGCTAACAAAGTGGCACTTTCCATACTTGAAAGTGCCATGATTGATATTGTTCGAGGTGGGATCAAGAAGCATGAATTGGCTATTGACCATTTGAAAGCAATTGAGAAGAAGTTCAAAGAGTCTCAAAAGGCAGAAATCAGTCAATACATGGCAATGCTTACCATATACAAAATTGAAGGCACTGGTTCCATCAGAGACCACATCATGAGAATGACTAATGCAACTGAGAAGTTGAATTCTCTAGATGTCAACATTGGTGAGAAACAAATGGTATCCTTCAAGCTTTTCCAAGCAAATACAGTCAGTTAA